The following proteins are co-located in the Paludibaculum fermentans genome:
- a CDS encoding RHS repeat domain-containing protein, giving the protein MHRETYPSNRQVTTSGFDAAGRPTGVTGYASGVKYDPSGSRSQITLGNGVVETTVFNNRLQPKSIEAAKNGSLWKLENFYCASEATSCASNNGNVVSQRQTIGAISGPTAYTYDAVNRLTGATETPSGATGWSHTYTYGNQHGNTTLVDSVGVVPSDLKCDSYDSATNRCNAAGFGYDAEGRRMRKVSSGQTTTYDAMGQLAAEFGGSTANAPACSTCYMTTDHLGSTRLLTNEQGTSVRLWDYTPFGWEINGSYGRRPQISGYVTSDAVQPKFTEKIRDYESGLGLDFFETRYMSSAQGRFTSPDSYNIIFEMEKGRPDSERRQILLAYISNPQIWNKYAHVVNNPLSHTDPDGRRDLTDEDRQALRKLHEAGRQALKSGDAELANAIFNGQNNLRTAIQNVPDGQEDPSGLGAALWAAGQIGNTSFGCRGDVSFTSNGLTIAVGTGGWKCNVFVPESYAKGGGIGLGGNGYPVSGRYGGVGGLWGSMSAVSADQLANPSINVPHFPMTTSPGVGDIAAFQAPPGYIGYSTINLGNGALVYAGAGAVKVGTVQANMPGHTAVTYRQYKP; this is encoded by the coding sequence TTGCATCGCGAGACCTATCCTTCAAACCGTCAGGTGACCACGAGCGGTTTCGACGCAGCAGGGCGTCCTACCGGAGTGACCGGTTACGCCAGCGGCGTGAAGTATGATCCCAGTGGCTCGCGGAGCCAGATCACCTTAGGCAATGGGGTAGTAGAGACGACGGTGTTCAACAACCGCCTCCAGCCGAAATCGATCGAGGCCGCAAAGAACGGGTCGCTGTGGAAACTCGAGAACTTCTATTGCGCCTCTGAAGCGACATCGTGCGCGAGCAATAATGGCAACGTGGTGTCGCAGCGGCAGACGATCGGCGCGATTTCCGGGCCAACGGCGTACACGTATGACGCAGTGAACCGGTTGACCGGGGCGACAGAGACACCCAGCGGCGCCACGGGTTGGTCTCACACGTACACATATGGGAACCAGCATGGAAATACGACGCTCGTGGACTCCGTCGGCGTGGTGCCGTCCGATTTGAAGTGTGATTCCTATGACTCGGCGACGAACCGGTGCAACGCGGCGGGATTTGGGTACGACGCGGAAGGCCGGCGGATGCGGAAGGTGAGCAGCGGGCAAACGACCACGTACGATGCCATGGGTCAGTTGGCGGCGGAGTTCGGGGGATCGACGGCAAACGCACCCGCCTGCTCTACGTGTTATATGACGACGGACCATCTGGGGTCTACGAGGCTGCTGACGAACGAACAGGGCACATCTGTGCGGCTGTGGGACTACACGCCGTTCGGGTGGGAGATCAACGGCAGCTACGGACGGCGGCCCCAGATCTCCGGCTATGTGACGTCCGACGCGGTGCAGCCGAAGTTCACTGAGAAGATTAGGGATTATGAGTCAGGGCTGGGCCTCGATTTCTTCGAGACCCGTTACATGTCTTCCGCCCAGGGACGATTCACGAGCCCGGATTCGTACAACATTATCTTTGAAATGGAGAAAGGACGGCCGGATTCGGAGCGCCGGCAGATCTTACTCGCGTACATCTCAAACCCGCAGATATGGAACAAGTATGCACACGTAGTAAACAATCCGCTTAGCCACACAGACCCTGATGGACGTCGCGACCTCACCGATGAGGACAGGCAGGCACTGAGGAAACTGCACGAGGCCGGACGGCAAGCATTGAAGTCGGGCGATGCGGAACTCGCGAACGCTATATTCAACGGCCAGAATAACCTGCGGACGGCAATTCAGAACGTTCCTGACGGGCAAGAGGACCCATCAGGATTAGGCGCGGCACTTTGGGCGGCAGGACAAATCGGCAATACTTCGTTCGGCTGTAGGGGAGACGTGTCATTTACGAGTAACGGACTCACAATCGCGGTCGGTACCGGTGGCTGGAAGTGCAACGTCTTCGTGCCTGAATCCTACGCCAAGGGTGGTGGGATCGGCTTGGGTGGAAACGGGTATCCGGTGAGCGGACGGTACGGAGGAGTGGGTGGACTGTGGGGAAGCATGAGTGCTGTCTCGGCAGATCAATTGGCGAACCCATCGATCAACGTGCCCCATTTCCCAATGACGACCTCTCCGGGTGTTGGAGACATCGCAGCCTTTCAGGCACCACCTGGATATATTGGTTATTCTACGATCAACCTCGGTAACGGTGCTCTGGTGTATGCCGGGGCGGGCGCTGTCAAAGTCGGTACAGTTCAGGCGAACATGCCTGGCCATACAGCTGTGACGTATCGGCAGTATAAGCCATGA
- a CDS encoding IS110 family RNA-guided transposase: protein MNSLYYLGLDVHKKTISYCLKLVDGSIVAEGTVSTQRKSLEAWLRQLPKPWCGAMEATLFTGWIYDFLLPHAKSLQVAHPAMLKAISASKKKNDKVDARMLADLLRCNLLPVCYMAPPELRELRRLLRYRSLMVRQAVRMKNKTAGLLMEVGAEYNKEKLHQAGYFRDLLETVEEVPDSVKDLLKISRGAAELFDEAQRRLVQGLLRNPLLKQRVERLRSIRGVGEILALTWAVEVGEPSRFPTVGHALSYCGLTSAQISSAGKEQRAPISKQRNKHLQTILIEASKVAPLWNPQLKLVHEREKNRGNPNRATLAVARKLVAYLLAVDRSGQEFQPRAIAEKETGCLEEQVAMPAQ from the coding sequence ATGAATAGCTTGTACTATCTCGGCCTCGATGTGCACAAGAAGACCATCAGCTACTGCCTCAAACTTGTCGACGGCTCCATCGTCGCCGAGGGCACGGTGAGCACACAACGGAAATCCCTGGAGGCTTGGCTGCGCCAACTCCCCAAACCTTGGTGTGGGGCGATGGAGGCAACCTTGTTTACGGGCTGGATCTACGACTTCCTGCTGCCTCATGCCAAGTCGCTTCAGGTCGCGCACCCGGCCATGCTGAAGGCGATTTCTGCTTCCAAGAAGAAGAACGACAAAGTCGATGCCCGCATGCTGGCGGACCTGCTGCGATGCAACCTCCTGCCGGTATGCTACATGGCGCCACCGGAGTTGCGGGAACTGCGCCGTCTGCTCCGCTACCGGAGTTTGATGGTGCGCCAGGCGGTCCGCATGAAGAACAAGACGGCGGGCCTGCTGATGGAAGTGGGGGCCGAGTACAACAAAGAAAAGCTCCATCAAGCCGGCTATTTCCGAGACTTGTTGGAGACTGTCGAAGAAGTGCCCGATTCCGTGAAAGACCTGCTGAAGATCAGTCGCGGGGCTGCCGAGCTATTCGATGAGGCGCAACGGCGGCTGGTGCAAGGCCTTTTGCGCAATCCGCTTCTCAAGCAACGAGTCGAGCGGCTGAGGAGCATCCGCGGCGTCGGAGAGATTCTGGCATTGACCTGGGCGGTGGAGGTCGGGGAACCGAGCCGGTTCCCGACGGTGGGGCATGCTCTCAGTTACTGCGGGCTGACGAGCGCACAGATCAGCTCAGCTGGGAAAGAGCAGCGGGCTCCGATTTCGAAACAGCGCAACAAACATTTACAGACAATTCTGATTGAAGCCTCCAAGGTGGCCCCGCTGTGGAACCCGCAGCTCAAACTGGTGCACGAACGGGAAAAGAACCGGGGCAATCCCAACCGAGCCACGTTGGCCGTGGCTCGGAAGCTGGTGGCCTACCTGTTGGCGGTGGATCGCAGCGGCCAGGAATTCCAGCCGCGCGCGATCGCGGAGAAAGAAACCGGATGCCTGGAGGAGCAGGTTGCAATGCCAGCGCAATAA
- a CDS encoding SDR family oxidoreductase — MSAPPVILITGGSRGIGAATARLAAAKGYTVCLTYLTGNEEAAKVTGEITAAGGQAIALQADMRSEPGIMALFQQIDEQAGAISALVNNAATLETQMRLDAMDAARMERIFSTNVIGPMLCAREAVRRMSTRQGGRGGAIVNVSSGAAKYGSPGEYVDYAASKGALETFTVGLAKEVAEEGIRVNAVRPGFIYTGMHAKGGEPARVDRVKTLVPMQRGGQPEEVANAILWLLSDEASYVTGAILDVAGGR, encoded by the coding sequence ATGAGCGCACCACCCGTCATCCTCATCACCGGAGGCAGTCGCGGCATCGGAGCCGCCACCGCCCGTCTCGCCGCCGCCAAAGGCTACACCGTCTGCCTCACTTACCTGACAGGAAACGAGGAAGCCGCGAAAGTCACTGGCGAGATCACCGCCGCCGGAGGCCAAGCCATCGCCCTCCAGGCTGACATGCGCTCCGAGCCCGGCATCATGGCTCTGTTCCAGCAGATCGACGAGCAGGCCGGAGCAATCTCCGCCCTGGTCAACAACGCGGCCACCCTGGAAACGCAGATGCGTCTCGACGCCATGGACGCCGCCCGCATGGAACGCATCTTCTCCACCAACGTCATCGGACCCATGCTCTGTGCCCGCGAAGCCGTACGCCGCATGTCCACCCGCCAAGGCGGCCGAGGCGGAGCCATCGTCAACGTCTCCTCCGGAGCAGCCAAATACGGCTCTCCCGGCGAATACGTCGACTATGCGGCCAGCAAGGGTGCTCTCGAAACCTTCACCGTCGGCCTGGCGAAAGAAGTAGCGGAGGAGGGAATCCGCGTTAACGCCGTGCGCCCCGGCTTCATCTACACCGGCATGCACGCCAAAGGTGGCGAGCCCGCCCGCGTCGACCGCGTCAAAACCCTCGTCCCCATGCAGCGCGGCGGCCAACCGGAAGAAGTCGCCAACGCCATCCTCTGGCTCCTCTCGGATGAAGCCTCCTACGTTACGGGAGCCATCCTCGATGTCGCGGGAGGCCGGTAG
- a CDS encoding type II toxin-antitoxin system RelE/ParE family toxin translates to MDFHFADRALERLYTHNEGASKYPAEVVRLFLRRVRHIESAQDIRDLRTPRSLHFEKLSGKLAGLCSLRLNDQCRLIFSEEETKAGKGIAIREISKHYGD, encoded by the coding sequence TTGGATTTTCACTTTGCGGATCGAGCGCTGGAACGGCTTTACACCCACAACGAGGGAGCCTCAAAGTACCCGGCAGAGGTCGTGCGGCTCTTCCTGCGACGCGTGCGCCACATCGAGAGCGCGCAGGATATTCGGGATTTGCGTACACCGCGAAGCCTTCACTTTGAGAAGCTCAGCGGCAAACTGGCGGGCTTGTGCTCCTTGCGTCTCAATGATCAATGTCGACTGATCTTCTCGGAAGAAGAGACAAAAGCAGGCAAGGGCATTGCAATTCGGGAGATTTCGAAGCACTACGGAGACTAA
- a CDS encoding HigA family addiction module antitoxin, protein MGTSLRPFTPVSPGEILAEEIEALGWSQSDMAAVVGRPVQAINEIIAGRKAITPETAVALSQALGTSAEYWLTLEASYRLDLLHARGGSPTGDVERRARLFSKVPIKELIRLGWIQADLNDLEQAEKAVCRFLEIGSIGEEPKLPFAARKAAIQAPHTAPQIAWVCQVRHTARTIKVAKYTRDRLAATAPTLARLSASEVETRRVPAVLADLGVRFVAVPPLAGTKVDGATVWLDGESPVVAVSFRYDRADWFWFTLMHELAHVLAGDGHRLPLIDLSLVGVDAVDGDVSAMEARANRTAANWLVPADEMKAFLRETKPYLGRDAIMRFAARMGVNPAIVVGQLQKRGEIPYTHHRSMLAKVRHLFSGM, encoded by the coding sequence ATGGGCACTTCACTTCGACCATTTACTCCGGTATCGCCGGGCGAGATCCTGGCTGAAGAGATCGAGGCGCTCGGTTGGTCTCAAAGCGACATGGCGGCCGTGGTCGGGCGCCCTGTCCAAGCTATCAATGAGATTATCGCGGGCCGAAAGGCAATCACCCCGGAAACGGCCGTAGCGCTGTCCCAAGCGTTGGGGACCAGCGCGGAGTACTGGCTCACTCTGGAAGCAAGCTATCGGTTGGATCTGTTGCATGCTCGCGGCGGCTCTCCCACCGGGGACGTTGAGAGGCGAGCCCGGCTCTTTTCGAAGGTCCCAATTAAAGAACTGATCCGCCTGGGCTGGATCCAAGCCGATTTGAATGACCTGGAGCAAGCCGAGAAGGCGGTCTGCCGGTTTCTGGAGATTGGCTCTATTGGGGAAGAACCCAAGCTGCCGTTTGCCGCGCGCAAGGCAGCGATCCAGGCACCGCACACCGCGCCACAAATAGCTTGGGTTTGCCAAGTCCGCCACACGGCGAGAACGATTAAGGTCGCGAAATACACACGCGACAGGCTTGCAGCTACTGCCCCTACCTTGGCCAGACTCTCGGCCTCCGAGGTCGAGACTCGACGCGTGCCAGCCGTTCTGGCCGATCTAGGTGTCCGGTTTGTCGCAGTGCCTCCGTTGGCAGGAACGAAGGTGGATGGAGCCACAGTCTGGCTAGATGGCGAATCCCCGGTGGTGGCGGTGTCGTTCCGTTACGACCGGGCGGACTGGTTCTGGTTCACACTGATGCATGAACTGGCGCATGTCCTGGCCGGAGACGGACACCGACTACCGTTGATTGATCTTTCATTGGTCGGAGTGGACGCTGTAGATGGAGACGTTTCCGCCATGGAGGCACGGGCCAACCGAACCGCCGCCAACTGGCTGGTGCCCGCGGATGAGATGAAAGCATTCCTTCGGGAGACAAAGCCATATCTCGGACGCGATGCAATTATGCGGTTCGCTGCACGGATGGGTGTGAACCCGGCAATTGTTGTCGGGCAGTTGCAGAAGCGTGGTGAGATTCCATATACGCACCATCGGAGCATGCTGGCTAAGGTCCGGCACCTGTTCAGTGGCATGTAG
- a CDS encoding TonB family protein, protein MSLLLLNRFSIACGVLVLVLLGPAASAQDEEAGRAPATSPGPTRRSGTPPKLLHQVEPDYTREAAEAGVQGTVVFEMVVNEQGVPVNIQLLSPLGFGLDEAALRSLQQWRFEPARKDGQPVSTLANARVNFVLNGRKFDSGAEEKRTKFNLALKGLAARQGPQREQSIKSIRDLAQAKFAPALYVLGTFLQKGDGMDVDLPRAQELIQESANGKYGPALFVIGFSRLNSAAHPAEKEAALRLIADASTRGSYNAQFYLGDTSERGTHGPPDLERASRVFRLCATTGHSDCQYRLGKLLLDQAPKQERNLLQAVAWLQLAADQGQPDAVALLKQETSSLTAEQAVRVRRLKPQLQQKP, encoded by the coding sequence ATGTCGCTATTACTTTTAAATAGATTCAGCATCGCCTGCGGCGTCCTGGTTCTGGTACTCCTGGGGCCCGCAGCCTCCGCTCAGGATGAGGAGGCCGGGAGGGCTCCCGCGACCAGTCCTGGTCCCACCCGAAGATCTGGCACGCCCCCAAAGCTGCTTCACCAGGTAGAGCCCGACTACACCCGCGAAGCCGCCGAGGCCGGGGTGCAGGGCACCGTCGTCTTCGAAATGGTGGTGAACGAACAAGGTGTGCCGGTCAACATCCAACTCCTCAGTCCTCTGGGCTTCGGCCTCGACGAAGCGGCCTTGCGCTCCCTGCAGCAATGGAGATTCGAACCGGCCCGCAAAGACGGACAGCCCGTGAGCACCCTGGCCAACGCGAGAGTGAACTTCGTACTGAACGGCAGGAAATTTGACAGCGGGGCCGAGGAGAAGCGCACGAAATTCAACCTCGCCCTCAAAGGCTTGGCGGCCAGGCAAGGCCCCCAGCGCGAACAGTCCATCAAATCGATTCGCGATCTGGCCCAGGCAAAGTTTGCGCCCGCCCTGTACGTCTTGGGGACCTTCCTTCAGAAGGGAGATGGGATGGACGTCGACCTGCCCCGGGCGCAGGAATTGATCCAGGAGTCCGCGAACGGGAAATATGGCCCGGCCCTGTTCGTCATCGGGTTCTCCCGCCTGAACAGCGCGGCTCATCCGGCGGAGAAAGAGGCAGCACTCCGCTTGATCGCCGATGCCTCCACCCGCGGCAGCTACAACGCGCAGTTCTACCTGGGTGACACCAGCGAGAGGGGAACGCACGGCCCGCCTGACCTCGAGCGCGCCAGCCGTGTCTTTCGTCTCTGCGCGACCACCGGGCATTCCGATTGCCAATACCGCCTGGGCAAACTGCTGCTCGACCAGGCTCCGAAACAGGAGCGCAACTTGCTCCAGGCCGTTGCCTGGTTGCAACTGGCTGCTGATCAGGGACAGCCGGATGCAGTCGCTCTCCTCAAACAGGAGACCTCCAGCCTCACAGCGGAACAGGCCGTCCGGGTGCGCCGGCTGAAACCGCAGCTCCAGCAGAAGCCGTGA
- a CDS encoding POTRA domain-containing protein, with amino-acid sequence MRNSSSSPSIFTGIRCFLLAVYSLCPPAGASAQTPILELHTEGTTRLPSDAVIAASRLKLGWMATRTELDNAAEVLFATGLFQSVNYQFQPKSINGTTGYVVTFLLKEDPAEGLAILDLYGLESARLWETVRSANLLIDKAMPQNEQALAYYRQAIEAALARLGRKDAVSAKNEVDPATGRMATVFQSAHRPLISSIRFEGSRKISAGSLSKALDPVLVGRNYSEREVRHLIDLNGKPRYEEMGYLKFAVHSVGIENSGEQAVNVSVLVDEGAQWRLGMAEIQGADLPLAALRKAADFPVGQIANWKRIAAGINEMERVLQRDGYLAVHAVAQRHYRAEAGQVDLVIQVDRGKQFHFGSLQLHGLSLQAEKQARSIWKLKEGDPMNTDYLAEFLAAAKEGPARQAHSLTRELKARHGSEVIDVAITFK; translated from the coding sequence GTGCGGAATTCCAGTTCGAGCCCGTCCATTTTCACCGGTATTCGTTGCTTCCTGCTGGCCGTTTATTCGCTGTGCCCACCTGCCGGCGCCTCAGCCCAGACCCCCATTCTCGAACTGCACACCGAGGGCACTACCCGCCTGCCGTCCGACGCGGTGATCGCAGCCTCCAGGCTCAAGCTCGGCTGGATGGCGACTAGAACCGAGCTCGACAACGCAGCCGAAGTGCTGTTTGCCACGGGTTTGTTTCAATCCGTGAACTACCAGTTTCAGCCCAAGTCCATCAACGGGACCACCGGCTATGTCGTCACCTTTCTCCTCAAGGAAGACCCAGCGGAAGGCCTCGCCATCCTGGACTTATATGGTCTGGAGTCCGCTCGGCTCTGGGAAACTGTTCGCTCCGCCAATCTCTTGATCGACAAAGCGATGCCTCAGAATGAGCAGGCCCTGGCTTACTACCGGCAGGCCATCGAAGCCGCACTCGCGCGACTCGGCCGCAAAGACGCGGTCTCGGCGAAGAACGAGGTCGATCCCGCCACCGGCCGCATGGCCACAGTCTTTCAGTCAGCCCACCGGCCGCTGATCTCATCCATTCGCTTTGAAGGGAGCCGGAAGATCTCCGCGGGCTCCCTCTCCAAAGCCCTCGATCCCGTGCTTGTGGGGCGGAACTACTCGGAACGCGAAGTGCGGCATCTCATCGATCTAAACGGGAAGCCGCGCTACGAAGAGATGGGATACCTGAAATTCGCTGTGCACTCTGTCGGGATCGAAAACTCGGGCGAGCAAGCGGTGAACGTGTCCGTTCTCGTGGACGAAGGCGCCCAGTGGCGTCTAGGCATGGCGGAGATCCAGGGCGCGGACCTGCCGCTGGCTGCACTCCGCAAAGCAGCTGATTTTCCAGTCGGGCAAATCGCCAACTGGAAACGGATCGCCGCCGGCATTAATGAGATGGAGCGGGTCCTCCAACGCGATGGCTACCTGGCGGTTCATGCCGTGGCGCAGCGCCATTACCGGGCCGAAGCCGGCCAGGTCGACCTCGTGATTCAGGTCGATCGCGGCAAACAGTTCCACTTCGGCTCCCTGCAATTGCATGGGTTGAGTCTGCAGGCTGAAAAGCAGGCCCGCTCGATCTGGAAGCTGAAGGAGGGTGACCCGATGAACACAGACTACCTGGCCGAGTTCCTAGCGGCGGCAAAGGAGGGGCCGGCCCGCCAGGCCCATTCACTGACTCGGGAGCTCAAAGCACGACATGGGAGTGAGGTGATCGATGTCGCTATTACTTTTAAATAG
- a CDS encoding YciI family protein, which translates to MKFICLGYIEPNKLESLSDNDRNAMVDECFTYDDELRKAGHFAGGEALQGPDAARTLWWQNGKVVVKDGPYAETKEQLGGILVLEARDLAHAVELMSKHPGVKAGPFEIRPAADLTGMVQESEGRRAQ; encoded by the coding sequence ATGAAATTCATATGCCTGGGCTACATTGAGCCGAACAAGCTTGAATCCCTGAGCGACAACGATCGGAATGCGATGGTGGACGAGTGCTTCACCTACGACGATGAATTGAGGAAGGCCGGGCATTTCGCAGGCGGCGAGGCGTTGCAGGGTCCCGATGCGGCTCGGACATTGTGGTGGCAGAACGGCAAGGTAGTGGTGAAGGACGGCCCCTACGCTGAGACAAAGGAACAATTGGGTGGGATTCTGGTGCTGGAAGCGCGGGACTTGGCGCACGCCGTCGAACTGATGTCGAAGCATCCGGGGGTGAAGGCCGGGCCTTTCGAGATCCGCCCGGCGGCCGACCTGACCGGGATGGTCCAGGAGAGCGAAGGGCGGAGGGCTCAGTAG
- a CDS encoding alpha/beta fold hydrolase — protein MRTMTASVLAKLILLAPPGTAAEDTGAPGFTEETPPGMQSGYAPVNGLRIYYEIHGTARDGHPPLALLHGGGDTIQTSFGKILPLLARGRQVIAFEQQGYGHTADVAGRPFGFEQSADDTAALLEHLHVGQADLFGFSNGGTIALQVAIRHPKVVRRLVVASGLFRRSGADAWLWAAMANAQLENMPKELQEEYLKVAPHPENLRSSHDKAAQRMRAFKDIPDAAIRGIAAPTLVVVGDSDVVRPEHAVELFRLLPRGRLAVLPGTDHMAVMGRAGWLVPMVEEWLGMADEGAGR, from the coding sequence ATGAGAACGATGACCGCCTCCGTTCTGGCAAAGCTGATTCTGCTCGCCCCGCCTGGCACGGCTGCTGAGGACACAGGGGCGCCCGGGTTCACGGAAGAGACGCCGCCGGGCATGCAGAGCGGCTACGCTCCGGTGAACGGGCTGCGGATCTACTACGAGATTCACGGGACAGCGCGGGACGGGCATCCGCCGCTCGCGCTGCTGCATGGCGGCGGCGATACGATCCAGACCAGCTTCGGAAAGATCCTTCCGCTGCTGGCGCGGGGCCGGCAGGTGATCGCGTTCGAGCAACAGGGGTATGGGCACACGGCGGATGTCGCCGGACGCCCTTTCGGTTTCGAGCAGTCGGCGGACGATACCGCGGCGCTGCTGGAACATCTGCATGTGGGCCAGGCGGACCTGTTCGGCTTCAGCAATGGCGGGACCATCGCGCTGCAGGTGGCGATCCGCCATCCGAAGGTGGTTCGGCGGCTAGTGGTCGCTTCCGGACTGTTCCGGCGCAGTGGGGCCGATGCCTGGCTCTGGGCGGCGATGGCCAACGCCCAACTGGAGAACATGCCGAAAGAGTTGCAGGAGGAGTATCTGAAGGTGGCTCCGCATCCGGAGAATCTGCGGAGCTCCCATGACAAGGCGGCACAGCGGATGCGGGCGTTCAAAGACATTCCGGATGCGGCGATTCGGGGGATTGCGGCGCCGACGCTGGTGGTGGTGGGCGACTCGGATGTGGTGCGGCCGGAGCACGCGGTGGAGTTGTTCCGGTTGCTGCCGCGCGGGCGGCTGGCCGTGCTGCCGGGGACAGACCATATGGCCGTGATGGGGCGGGCAGGGTGGCTGGTGCCTATGGTGGAGGAGTGGCTGGGTATGGCGGATGAGGGGGCCGGTCGCTGA
- a CDS encoding amidase: MSEDLSTRRDALRGLAAASLLPSSVSAAAAGPELCFLSAIEMARLIRAKKLSAREVLAAHLKQIERVNPKVNAIVSLAPEMAAEAAAQADERQAHGEKLGPLHGLPVAHKDLMETRGLRTTYGSPLFKDFVPTEDDIVVERMRRAGAVILGKTNTPEFGAGSQTFNKVFGATLNPYDLTKTCGGSSGGAAVALACGLVPVASGSDAGGSLRNPAAFCNVVGFRPSVGRVPAPKAAFAWSTFATSGCLGRTVADLAFAFSTIAGPDSRAPLSIEEPGERFAAPLGRSLKGVRVALFKDLGGVPFDPRVRSIVDGHRKTFESLGCIVEQAEPDFAPCEVAFRVLRAWNSAAGNADRLKQHPEAFKDTLRGEIEEGLRLTGQDLARAETAHGVMWRRFQAFLEKYEYFVLPTTQLPPFDVNTPYPTEIEGVRFTNYIDWMKACWYISVTGNPAASVPGGFTAEGLPVGVQIVGRHHQDFAVLQMAHAFEQSTGFGKKRPGVV, translated from the coding sequence ATGAGTGAGGATCTTTCCACCCGCCGGGATGCGCTACGGGGGCTGGCCGCGGCCTCATTGCTGCCGAGCTCCGTGTCGGCTGCGGCGGCGGGCCCGGAGCTGTGTTTTCTGAGTGCGATCGAAATGGCGCGGCTGATCCGCGCAAAGAAGCTCTCGGCTCGCGAGGTGCTGGCTGCTCATCTGAAACAGATCGAGCGCGTGAATCCCAAGGTCAACGCGATTGTCAGCCTGGCTCCGGAGATGGCCGCGGAGGCCGCCGCGCAGGCCGATGAGAGGCAGGCGCACGGCGAGAAGCTGGGGCCGCTGCATGGGCTGCCGGTGGCTCACAAGGACCTGATGGAGACGCGTGGGTTGCGGACGACCTACGGGTCTCCGCTCTTCAAGGATTTCGTGCCTACGGAAGACGACATCGTCGTGGAGCGCATGCGGCGGGCAGGCGCCGTCATTCTGGGCAAAACGAATACTCCAGAGTTTGGTGCTGGTTCGCAGACATTCAACAAAGTCTTTGGCGCGACCCTGAACCCCTACGATTTGACGAAGACTTGTGGCGGATCTTCGGGTGGGGCGGCGGTGGCGCTGGCTTGCGGGCTGGTGCCGGTGGCCAGCGGCTCGGATGCCGGCGGATCCCTGCGGAATCCGGCTGCGTTCTGCAATGTGGTGGGCTTCCGGCCTTCGGTCGGCCGCGTGCCGGCACCGAAGGCTGCGTTTGCGTGGTCGACATTCGCGACCTCGGGGTGCCTGGGGCGCACGGTGGCGGACCTCGCGTTTGCGTTCAGCACGATCGCGGGTCCGGATTCGCGCGCGCCGTTGTCGATCGAGGAGCCGGGCGAGCGCTTTGCGGCTCCACTGGGGCGCAGTCTCAAGGGGGTGCGCGTGGCGTTGTTCAAGGATCTAGGCGGCGTGCCGTTTGATCCGCGCGTGCGGAGCATCGTCGATGGCCATCGTAAGACGTTCGAATCCCTGGGCTGCATCGTCGAGCAGGCGGAGCCGGATTTCGCTCCGTGCGAGGTGGCGTTTCGTGTCCTGCGGGCGTGGAATTCCGCGGCAGGTAACGCCGACCGGCTGAAGCAGCACCCGGAGGCGTTCAAGGATACGCTGCGGGGCGAGATCGAAGAAGGATTGCGGCTGACGGGGCAGGATCTGGCGCGGGCCGAGACCGCGCATGGTGTGATGTGGCGGCGATTCCAGGCGTTCCTGGAGAAGTATGAGTATTTCGTGCTGCCGACGACGCAGTTGCCGCCGTTCGACGTGAACACGCCGTACCCGACGGAGATCGAGGGTGTGCGGTTCACAAACTACATCGACTGGATGAAAGCATGCTGGTACATCTCGGTGACCGGGAACCCGGCGGCCTCGGTGCCGGGCGGGTTTACGGCGGAGGGGCTGCCAGTGGGCGTGCAGATTGTCGGGCGGCACCACCAGGACTTTGCGGTGCTGCAGATGGCGCATGCGTTTGAGCAGTCTACGGGGTTTGGGAAGAAGCGGCCGGGCGTAGTGTAG